The Rhipicephalus sanguineus isolate Rsan-2018 chromosome 4, BIME_Rsan_1.4, whole genome shotgun sequence DNA window atccatccatctgagaaaatggcaacttcgtgcTTTGCTTGTAAGCTCTCCTCGCCacacacgactgcaagatttggctgagatgttcatggcagtgtctgctatccgcaggatgcgTTTTCTCACCAAACCCGAGAGGTCGTTCATGacctttttaaagggacactaaagtgtaCGCTGAAGATTCTAGTGACATTAATTTCACCATTGTATGTTTCCTAATAGagcagaaaatcaaggtcaatatTTCACTTATAGGTTTCGCATCAAAATCTCCACGCATcacatcacggatttcaaggtgtattttaggggcgaagctcctcagggtgtgggcctgtccctcctttgtagtatgtagtatgtagccacgcatagtgggatgtatccactccacgtgataaagatgacgatgaccactgatgaccatgaagaataagcgcgttccagtatagtggaatgtacccactacacgagatgatgacgatgacgctgatgaccatgaagtataagcgtgttccatgacgatgacgactgatgaccatgaagagtaagcgcgttccagtatagtggaatgtacccactacacgtgataacgatgacgctgatgaccatgaagtataagcgtgttgcagaccacacattctctttctggcatggatgaaaacaattgtgaaggcgctctcgccctcgaaaggcaaaacggcaacgccgacaataaacgttcccctgagcttaacgtcatatatgaggacccctgcgtttgtgtgtcaggtctttgtatgatgatcgagtgggcaaaatttacggggattcgcggtttaccagattacctccggagcttcgaccactcatcatcattcacttcgtggatatggcgtgatttttttcatattttggtgacattggctcaatgaaatttcctgaaacttggtatgctaagtctctggctcccCCAGAagccaatgtacttcatttttacctgttagaaactacgtaggccctagtagatgcCTTGAAAATCTATCACGTCATGGTGAttggtgcaggaatttcaaggtggcgtcaccacccgcgTCTTCTTCTTGCCCGTTTTCTCACTTACCTAGCACATACCTGCGatgtctcccggattacccgggagactcccggattttgaacgtttctcccggttgtacgggtcataggaaaatctctcggaaatccagttttgccccgcgcgtccagtgctttgtctggccacatgagcaaagttgtctggcaaCATCCTAAATGTTGGTTATATCAGCCATTAATATCAGCCGTTAATAGATGATAGATGAGCCATTAATAGATGAGCCGTTTcatagatgatgcgtttgtgtacacacaaaatcttgcccgacgaaataactggtaagcaagcgacgacaggcctcgcacccggagcgatgttatcgcatgtggccttcgcgcgacggtgacggccgggtcgtttcatctctgcttcaaccgcgttcgtccctagcgctagcgcgcttttactcgcacgtgaaacagacgatgcgttaagcgatgttatcggtttggactctgtacagatcggcgacgaccgcaaaatcccgctgacagtgtccatataattgctatcgcagtacccccccccccccccggtcggcatactttataccctccccccctcccgcgCTCGAGATATGTtatctcccgttttccttccttccttctgagccatgccggtgcttgacactgctttgcgaaaagaccgtatacaggcttcatgttgggaaggaaccacattaacatatgcaatattgcgtggtagaagagtaaaataagcaccaagcgttgcacagcgcgaattctgtaaccaggcgtcgcacattgcgaattgcgcaacgagtaggttgttgaatgcttccaaaccattacaaagggctctgccataattcttcgtcgtcatcaggcacagcatcaacaaagtgcacatgatgccttacatgcgtttagcaggtaccacggctctccgtagagtggcgaaaaatgacatagtgcctgcttccctacttctcaaaaattacaatgatttataacgtagtgggttcctcgcaagtgcacttgtattggatgcccaggaagcccataagcgcatgatccatttcctcggggtctcaataaagtgcttcgcccccccccccccccccgactttcccacgtcaacgtatgttatacagcatggcgggagagggaaatagcaaccgggtgtcacccaatgcaaactgcataactggtgggccgtttaaagcttccaacccattacaaagggctgagccataattcttcatcgtcatcagtcgtcgcttcaacaaagtgcacataatgccttacagacgtgtagctggtgcctggcttctccacagaatgacgaatattggcttagtaggtgcttcccgacttcacgaaaattgtgatttgtggcatagtgggtaccttgctagtgtacttgtattgtagccccaagagagcttacaacgggatctagaaacgccgctcttccagctttcgctgtgactgtgctgcggtttcagtgcaggcctggcattttttacggtaagcgtggtgtttttggtatcgtgaaagggtGATTTACTTATACAGTAAAAGCCCGTTAATTTGAACTGGAAGGGGACTATAAATTGGTTGAAATAAGTGGAGTTCAAATTAGCGGGCACGCGCTAGGATGAACGGACTGCGcaggcagaacccaaagaagccacttCTGGACTTGTTATCGCGACTTAGGCACTGCTACACGTTTGTGGCtggtgatttcgtaaattaagttcatggagctctagcagggaacagaattaattgatcagtcagtgatacgccagaaacaagcaccaACATGCATTCATTTGAGCAGTGAGCCCTAATGTGGAATATATGATGCTATGTATGCTTCACGTTTATTTACGTGCCAAAGTTAACGCAGTCAAAATGAAAAGTtatcagtaatttgcatttgcttgcgtttcttctgttgTGGCTCCATGAGaatcgtttgcagcttgcccaagagctccagcgcagcgtctaaattctcatctgctgataaatgctgctgtttcgttaTTTTTCATTTCTGGTAAATTTGGTTTGCTTTGGTTTTGCAACGCATTGTGATCACTCCGCgccaacttctgtgaagacagtcgcagcgctcgaaaagcgcggcaaaaacatgctttctttattatttcttgcgcttctgCAGTGCGGGAAACCATGGTCATTTGAAGATCTCCTCATGCGGTCCCCAATAGCGAGCGGCCGCGCGTCATCGgccgcgaggcgctagaagacgtcatactttcggtcaagattaaccaccaccttgtgctctttagacgcaattttaacgcatttccagttgagtctcgactttgatttttattttcggaacagtagatatactaatcttaacaaaacaggtgaaaacaaaaaaacgatAATTTTTGAAGAAACTcacgtttttcgacccgcatctccccttaaccgTTGTGGATACTGATGTGTTCAAATTATCGGGAGCTTTCCCCCATAGAAGAACACAGGGCTGtctgtgccgggaccagggcgtcagttcgaatGAACTTTAAGTTCGAATTAACGATCCTTTACTAATTTAACGATCCTTTACTAATACaggaaaaatcgtttttctctttagtgtcccttcagtGCTGTCTCTAACAGATGCATGTAACCAGGTGGTAGTAAGAAGTGAATTGCAAGACAACTTAACATCTCTATGCCAGCCTCTGTGCTAGGAAAGTTAAGAGCACTGCTTAGAAACTTTAGAGCATTCTGAAGGGGATACAGTATTCTGGGATAAGTTTCATTGAGCAGAATGGAGTGCTACAAACAGTGCTACTTGGTACCTTCACAAGTGTTGCTATGGTCTGTCGTGTTGCCAGTTTATCAACAATTCACGTAAAGAAGCTGTACATTTATTTTTCTGAAGCAGAACTGGGGCCACTCCCAAGATACTCTTTAGGAAATATAtgttcattcattaattcattcattcaatcaatcattcaTTCATATAATTCGTTCATGTATGCAGGAATTCCAAAAAGTCATGGACACCCCAGACTCGGCAGCATTCCAGCTTTTCCTTGACAACTTCTTGGTCTGGTGCGATTTGAAAGCAGAAACACAGCCCGCCATGCTTAATGTCAAATATTGTGTAGAAAATAACTATGCATACCACAGACATGCTTGGGCAGCTTACTTCCGTAGGACGGCTGGAGCCGACGCAAGCATGAGACATGACGCAGTGCACAAGGTCTTAATGTTCTGCTACTTGCACAACACGACCAACAAGCGAATCGACAGATTAATCTCGGTGCTGTTAAAGCTGACGAGGAGCAAAATTTTTGCTCTTGTCCCTAGATTAATCAGAAGAACCGAGGACAGGTTTGAGCGGGACACAAGAATCAGGCATGAAAGAGGGCAAGGCATCTCTGGCAGGGACATTCACAAAGTTGCCCTCAACCAATGGTGCGTTCGCTCCCAAGCAAGCTACGGTCTGGAGTACATTGTGACACAATGGGCCCCATGCAAAAAATTCTGCGTACATGCCTGCGCCGAGTGCCGGGTGTGCATCCACACCGCAACCTGCACATGCCCGGACCACGAGTCACGGGGGACTCTTTGCAAGCACATTCATGCCGTATTTAAGCCTGCCGACAGTGATGCAAGCCATCTGAGTGATCACAGTGACGTGGACGACATCATGAGTATGGTACCTGCCTACGAGGTAAGCTCACTGATCTCTTAGTCCAGACTCCAAAGCGTGTGCACTTAACAAAAGACGAAAAGAGGTAGTAGATGGGACAGGTGCAAACACACAgctaaagtttattgaaaaaattggccgcgtatctgcgtgattcactgcaaatgtcgtctaaagacgatagaagaggcgctgcgtgagatatggacgccatctgggaatacgtcgggaaacatgaatgctgtgtcgcgggctggtagtcccggcgcagcggcaggcgaagaccggcggtgaccaacgcaaccggcggggacgccggccagcccgaacacgcggtttggcgcgatgcgccgaaggagaagaaacgtccgcactcaacgagtactctccacaaactctcttatttacacgtcacctgggtaaaacaggaatgtcagagcggcgccccctgtcattcgtacaatgcaatactgaaccgaaaccgaaagacaacatgagcttgtgcagagggcacggaggaagacaagtttcagcgcagcttaagaaactagggtctttaaaattgcgtatctatgtattttctattaaaggaacacaccacctaatacttacctaatgatgttgcgcctcagatatgcgtaatatttactttttgatcgacaaagttcacaagtatgaacagccgtaccagttcaagatgggtgggcggtaagcaagtggttcaactttggccgggtggttgaatcgagtgacgtgccgacaaacagaaagacagaccaaaatttctgcgtttaagttgcccaagaaaggctatcgtctttaaaaacaggaAGACACAAGTTAACTTGGTGCTTATCTGTGTGCTTGACCCAAGAAAAACTTTATCTTGTCGAAATGTGTATTAGCCAACCATCAATTGCATTGAGCTGTGATGAGTACAACTGCCTTGCATCGACATGCAAAACGTAATACCTAAATATGATTTGACAAGATAAAGTTTTTTGGGGGGGCATGCACACTGACACCAATAATAGCTTgtgtctttcctttttctctttcctcttATTAAACAAACTGTAATTGTGGGTTTGCACCTCTCCCGTCTACTTTTTTACATCTTTCATTAAAAACATTCTGAAGTGCACGCATTTCCAACTATGGATCCCTACCAACTTGCTCAAGCTTCTATTCTAATGCAAATCCAAACTCTATTAAAAGCCTGCTGCCACTGACTGCTAGATTACTGTGGGGAACGTGACAAAACCTGTGGACAGCAGCAGCAATGGAGGCACTGGCGGTACCCATTGTGCAGCTTTACTCAGTGTGTTGTACACATTCCCATACGTTTGCCAATCTCAGCCCACATTTGATACCACCGCTCATTAAGAACAGCCAAATATGCACATAAAAGTGTTCGGGGGTTCGAATGTCGACGAAGTGGTGAAATGACAGTGAAGTCGCTTGCTCAGGTTTACAGTGGGCAAAAGGAAAGTGAAAACTGTAAGTCAGGCTGTTACTTCTAGTTCTTTTGCTGCCAAGAACGTTTTATTCTGAGTGCATAAACCTTTGAGTGTGTGTCAAAAATGTTTCACATCAAAATATCCCATTCAGGCGTGAATTATGAAGGATACTGTCTCTAAATTTGTCAAATTTACACAACTTCATTGCAATGTGCTTGATATTCTGTTGCAAGATAGCGAAGGTGGTAATATATTGATTTGTGTTTTTTCCAGCAGTTAACCATAATTAGTATATAGTTAAATATATAGTTAATCTAAAGTCAGTCATGTTCACTTTTCGTATAAAAAGAATTAACTCTCAGGCTTGAAATACATAGGCTATTGTTTATTGGCTATATCCGTTCAGAGCAAACGAAAATGATAATTTTGGTATGGCTCTCCAAACGGGGCACGTTGAACAGCTCATCGAACATGTTGATGTCTTCAGCAAAGTTATTTTCTGCAGTAATATGCAACACAGTGAAGTTAAATGAGTGCAAGCTGTTCATTTGGGAAGCTGTGTAACTCTTCTTGCTAATTCAGGAAGCACGACTTCGAGAAGCAATAAAATTTGCTCCTAGTGTCCAGCTAAAATAATTAATTGGGTGATTAGCGGTACAACAGTTTTGGTGCCAGATTACAGACCTGCAACATGTGCCAGCACACTGCTTCACTATATGCTTGCTGCAACAACGTTCGTGACAGATGTCATGCACACCACGTGACTGTGCCACTGCTGTTCCAAACACTCCCTGTGTTGTGGAGAATGATGCAACCTTTGGCTGGGCCAGCAAGGAAGTGTCGGTTTATTGTGACCACATAGAAAAATGCTTAGGActattctaaaagacagggcatgcgaACATGGGCACAAGACGAGGCGACCATGAGACCAGCCAGACATAGGCAGCTAGATACTAGATGGATacatagatagaaatgctcaaagtgcctttggtttgctaAGGAATGCGACACGTTCACTGCGGCGTGGGTCACCAGTGGGCAAAGTTCAGCaaaaaatctggagctcactcagactcactcatgaaatatattttgcctttagggctcactaggactcagactcgccaaaatttccctcatccgtacttactcagactcagactcactaaaatttttctcaaccaaactggcttggactcaaactcgccaaaacattactcactcggactcactcagactgagactcgcggctcgatctgagcctgagtgagtctgagtgagttgattcatgagtctgttagcgtatattTAACTTTTTCGACCGTAGCGTCAATGCTTTTTTAACACTGAAATCTCACATAGTTGGTcctctacttggcaccttttaATCTCATATcttcaaatacaagttatcaatggttgcaatccagtaaggacacttTTATATAAAGAGGTGACTTACACGAGACACCATTATCAAAAACTTCCCATGGAAGATTTTGCAGGAGGAAGGTCATAAGAACTCCCCTTCcgtaactcacacctctgatcgaTAAATATTGAGATGTCGTATGAAAGCTAGTGCCATGAAGTATGTGTGTGTAGCTGTAAGTGTAAAAGTGAGCCGAAGTaaggctcacgtttatactcacagtaatgctgaagttgagtaaatTGGACCACATGtctgcaaaaaatgtggagctcacttaaactcactcaagaaatatatttcgcgctttGGGCTCACTccaactcagactcacgaaaattttcctcaaccggactcacttggactcaaactcatgaagacattactcacccagactcactcaggctcacggctgAATGTGAGTGTAAGtctgggtgagtcgactcatgattgagtttgccgacctacgccGGTGGGTCACGGCCTGTGCTCCTACGCAGCCACGATGTTACGAGCATGTATCTGCTTGCTAATGTGATAACTTCATCGCACTAGAACGCAGAGGTATGATTCTTGTTGCAAGAGGTTATAAATAACCAGAAGAATACTTTTCTGGTGTTAGATGCTGTGACCCACTGGTGACCCACCACGCACTGAATGAAAACTCTTTCATGCTGCATGCAGTGTGACCCACGctcaagaactcttcgtcatgtgCTGCCGTCTAAGATTTGATAATGCAACCAGTGAATATAtttttcaataaaacttgtaactgggcgtgttggttcatacttgaaggtataactggtaagcgcaaataaacaagacggggacacaggaagaatGAACATGGAAGCACCTGTCCATGTTCATTctttctgtgtccctgtcttgtttatttgtgCTTACCAGTTATATAATATATTTTTACTGCATTCAATGTGGGATGGCGATGTTGTTTTTTAGGAGCGGAGTGGCGGCCTATTTCTCTGTAGTATTGCTTGCCACCATTTTGCCGCGGTTTTTGAATTACGTTTCACTCTAACAAGTATACATGCATTCTTCCTGCTGCTCCCAAACATTTTAGCGCGACTCGTGGATCATCATGccgcaaaagaaagcacaacaccgaGGAAACAAACGTGTTTGTGTTTTCTGGTGCCAGACGCTTTAGATTTCAGCATAGCTTTACGCGAAAAAGGCAAGAAATAGCTCTGTCTTACAAGTAAGTGTGCTAAATGCCAGCCGCAAAGGCAGCAGTGCCACCTATTTAGAGCATATGAACAGGCACAGGCTCGTGACCCACCGGGGGTCATGGCACACCTAGAAGGTATGCCGATTGGCCCACAGGTGGGTCACTCCACACTTAAAACGAGACCTCAAGAAAGCATACTGCAGTGAACATGTTAAATAATACAACATGCACGtcttttaaagggactgtctaccgctcggaaacattttctgattgtggtgaaaatgagaagatcgttcgtcacatcggcagcaacgagcatgcttttgccccataagaaaggaattatatttttaatttgatgtagaaaatcgtgaaagaatgaccgctagcgtcacctagcagcgatgtggtcaatctactggtaggacaagaaatcctcgctggtagactcattttgctgaaAAACATATATAACTTGAAATtttattttacgcacttgaggcagctttcggttgcatcagagagtaatttttttgctttttttttctcacgcatccaaaaaaagGCGCCCGGTCGCGCTGCTTGCggtgccgtcttcgatttcgtctgctttaACTCGTGCTATGCCATGTGGCCCTccacgctggtcgtactgtgccgctgtgttgttgttaggatgtctgaCATAaactgcgctgtgaaggcgtgtattgatcgtctctttttgatgaatcaacttggcttggattgcggcagcagtggtaAAATAAATGCATACACttcgattacagcaaaacaagtgttctgtaatcgtataataaggcctCATGTTAccactagcgcgctgaaaacaactgttacattcattacattagtgttcagagaaaataaagtaatcctacagaaatcacatgtgctttcagttttaatttttaccggcactacatcGTCATCACATCCACCGACCTGTGtcgtgggcatgtttcacgccaatggaagaagaccgaacgcagatagaaaaattgttttaagtggttctactcactttccagagaaagcgctgcaaggttggacacttcagatggtacgcattctattgcggtacaaaacagaaaagcaatgagggacggtagacagtccctttaaatgcAGCCACTTTTATTCAAAGCAGAACATTCTTACACACTATACATATTTCAGTACGACATGATGAAGCTAGTTTTTTTTTAGTACACTACCAGTCCTTCTAGTCATAGTGTTTCTTATGACCaaaagttttattaatctatcaCTTTTACAACACTGTTTGAAATGGTGAGATGAAGTGCTAACCTTGTTACTGCACAAATCAGACAAGAGTGTATTAAAACACAAAAACCTCCTTTGTTACATTTTACAGGACTGGGACGACGAGGAAAGAATTGAAGACATTGAAGAGCTAGACGAGGAAGAATGCACTGATGACCGTGACTGCGTGACAATGCTTCAAGCAATATTAGACCGCCTGGAAACACCAGAGGTACAAGACCAAGCTACACCTTGGCTTAGGCCAGCACTTGCCAAGATTCTGGCAAAGTTGGAGAGAATTTCATCACCTTCATCAGACACTTCAGGAAGAAGCTCACCGCCATCAAGCAACGCATCGACCAATGCATCAAGTAACGAAAGCGAGGAGCAGCACTTTTACTCAACCGAACGTAAAACTCTCGACATGTGCCAACAAACAGGACAGCCATGTTTGCCTGAGCAGGATGCCATGAGTGATAGTCAGTCGGATCCTGATGAACAAGTACACCATAGAGGTTTTGATCACAGTTACTGCAAGTACGGTGCTTGCAGCAGCATGACCATGCAGTAGCTGAAATCAAATCTACAAGTCCTAAATTATTATTTTAGTTATGACAGTACCTGTGGTTTCATAAAGTACAACTATTTATTTGAATCCATTGCACGTCATTTTACCTTTCTCTCATGTGCCATGATCACAACTTTTATCTTCACTTTTCCTTTTGGTTTGAAAACGCAACTAGCTTGGTGCTTTCTGGCATTTTGTTGGTTGGTTTTGTACAACTGTCGGTATGGAAAACTTGCCATTTGATTTGTTCATTAGACGTGTGAAAAATATCTGCACTCCTTGTCCCTGTGTAACCTTTAGACCaccttttttattctttgctgcaACCTGACACGCTGCTTTTTACAATTGCTTTGTTGGCCAATTCCCCGCAACTGTTTGCTTGGTAAAAGACATGTTAATTTTTTGCACCTTTTCAGACATGTTTTTACCACTACACCAGTGGTTTTTGAAGTACAGTTGAACTACTTTAAAAGAATTACACATTGGCGTCAGCCAAAAAAATTTCGTGCACATTTTCTGTTTGTTATATCATTGTCTGACCGCATTAGTTGGTTGAAGTTCTTTCCACGCCATTTCATCTGTGCCTTATACATTGCCACATTGTTGCATCTTTAGAAGTCTTTAAATACAACTGAATGTATCACATTTTAAAATTGTGTTGTGTGCTAGTTATTGAGAGGAACAGCAATTTGTACAGCAAATaatgtttgtttttgtgttctctgTACAGCTGTGAGGATTTTTCGGCAGCTGCTGTTGCGGAGCTCTGTTGTGTTGTTTGTACTTTGAGACTATAGTAAATATTTAAGTTGTGCAATATTTCTTCGTGCTTTTTGCAAATCATGAAATCTTGTCTTTAATGTGTAGCGTGATGTTGCAATTATTTTGTGCTCTTCTCGTCTACCATGAATGCTTTTAATTTTCACAACCACACTTGCAATAGTTCAATAAGAATAGCTCAGAGGTCAAAGATTGCTGGAATTATGCATAAATATTTTAGCAATTGCCTCAGAATAATTTACAGCTATGTAGATTATTCACAGCAAAGCTGGGAAAAATGCCGATTGTAAATGAATGGCTCAGGCAAGAAAACCACAAGGGAAGATGGTTGCGCGCAAACTAGACCAGGACACAGAAGGCACGAATGAGTGCAAACTTTCAAGTAACTTTATTTTTCGCCGCTGTCAGTAGATATACACATTCACTCACTTGTTCACAACGGTAATCACATTGTCATGCTCTGCAGATTACAATAGGCCGCGCAGGAACCTCATTTCATGATCCATCAAAGAAATTGACGTATGACTTACACAGGCATCCCGTCTTAAAGATATATTAAATGCTTCCATCAGTTCACGGGCAGTGTTAATATGGCTTTTACCCAAAAtctgtgcaccttgaagtgccggggatatctaaaaaggTAAGCCTTTGATCTGCAGCCTTAaagcagatctcactggaccttttgcatttgtcgtatgctaaccgaagtcgtgtttacacggacggttcggtttcgggaagttcgacaggtgcctttgtgataccatctcgatcaatcaccgtcaagttcaagacatcacacgtcaccA harbors:
- the LOC119391058 gene encoding uncharacterized protein LOC119391058; protein product: MTVTSSGAGVNVLFQSKHRGHDLELHPGQLKTKRGPAILLEVMSSDPVLDDVGLNVEVTSQCQGTTDDRKRLYVNDHVSVQLWVERMHTRRDNPVLFFKHRGQPDRPDILDRLPENLLKEQDFLLAIMTAPQLELLRTLGTNRVCVDSTRGTTAFNYQLVTVLCVDEFGAGFPVAYCISNRTDEKAMATFFASVRSKTGQIPADIFITHDGLSFYNAWSEVMGRPKHRLLCTWHVRKNWRDTVNKHIQNKKLKASVYREFQKVMDTPDSAAFQLFLDNFLVWCDLKAETQPAMLNVKYCVENNYAYHRHAWAAYFRRTAGADASMRHDAVHKVLMFCYLHNTTNKRIDRLISVLLKLTRSKIFALVPRLIRRTEDRFERDTRIRHERGQGISGRDIHKVALNQWCVRSQASYGLEYIVTQWAPCKKFCVHACAECRVCIHTATCTCPDHESRGTLCKHIHAVFKPADSDASHLSDHSDVDDIMSMVPAYEDWDDEERIEDIEELDEEECTDDRDCVTMLQAILDRLETPEVQDQATPWLRPALAKILAKLERISSPSSDTSGRSSPPSSNASTNASSNESEEQHFYSTERKTLDMCQQTGQPCLPEQDAMSDSQSDPDEQVHHRGFDHSYCKYGACSSMTMQ